One window of the Candidatus Chryseobacterium colombiense genome contains the following:
- a CDS encoding tRNA (cytidine(34)-2'-O)-methyltransferase produces MLNIVLVEPEIPNNTGNIGRLCVGTESRLHLIHPFGFVINDKNLKRSGLDYWVHLDVSEYENVEEWIKAIPDLSRVFLMSSHADKSYLDIDFQDGDWLVFGKESKGLSKEVLDRFENHVTIPMSKLIRSFNVANSVAFVVGEAKRQIGLKI; encoded by the coding sequence ATGCTGAACATTGTTCTCGTAGAACCGGAAATACCCAATAACACTGGAAATATTGGAAGATTGTGTGTAGGAACAGAAAGCCGCTTACACCTTATTCATCCCTTTGGATTTGTCATTAATGATAAAAATTTAAAACGTTCCGGTTTAGATTATTGGGTTCATCTCGATGTTTCTGAATATGAAAATGTTGAAGAATGGATAAAAGCCATTCCGGACTTATCCCGGGTATTTTTAATGAGTTCTCACGCTGATAAATCCTATCTGGATATAGATTTTCAAGACGGTGACTGGCTGGTTTTCGGAAAGGAAAGCAAAGGATTGAGCAAAGAGGTTCTGGATCGATTTGAAAATCATGTAACGATTCCTATGTCAAAATTGATCCGAAGTTTTAATGTAGCTAATTCTGTGGCTTTTGTGGTAGGTGAAGCAAAAAGACAGATTGGTTTAAAAATTTAG
- a CDS encoding PQQ-dependent sugar dehydrogenase: MKNLLFYAGIFSSVIVNAQSINIEEFATGFTAPVEIAHANDSRMFVVQQNGIIRIVQPTGTINSANFLDISSKVTYGGERGLLGLAFHPQYATNGYFFVYYNDTNGNITVARYTRSSNPDVADATTEKIVLNLPKPFDNHNGGSIHFAPDGYLWIVTGDGGSGGDPNNNAQNKNSLLGKLLRLDINSTGPYNIPPTNPFVGVDGADEVWAYGLRNAWKFNFDTTPGNVMIADVGQGQIEEINRQPISQAGLNYGWRCYEGNTPYNTTGCPSTSTMTFPVAAYNHTGGKCSITGGYVYRGTQYPALQGRYIFADYCSTQLGILNPDDSITWTSAFSGNNFSTFGLNNQNELFVAAVNNGKIFKITSGTLATQENTLAPQIKIYPNPASKRVFIDGVKDKDISVEIFSVDGKTVLQSQKVEKNKGIDISGIPAGVYFISLNSENLKYYSQKLIIK; the protein is encoded by the coding sequence ATGAAAAATTTACTTTTTTATGCAGGTATTTTTTCTTCCGTTATTGTTAATGCCCAAAGCATTAATATAGAAGAATTTGCCACGGGATTTACAGCTCCCGTCGAAATCGCCCATGCGAATGACAGCAGAATGTTTGTTGTTCAGCAGAATGGAATTATCAGAATCGTACAACCTACCGGAACCATTAATTCCGCTAATTTCCTGGATATAAGCTCAAAAGTAACTTATGGCGGCGAAAGGGGACTTTTAGGACTTGCTTTCCATCCTCAGTACGCAACAAACGGCTATTTTTTTGTATATTATAATGATACCAACGGAAATATAACGGTAGCAAGATATACGCGAAGTTCTAATCCTGATGTCGCTGATGCAACAACAGAAAAAATCGTTCTGAATCTCCCTAAACCATTTGATAATCACAATGGAGGAAGTATTCACTTTGCACCGGATGGATATTTATGGATCGTAACTGGAGATGGAGGAAGCGGTGGTGATCCTAACAATAATGCCCAAAATAAAAATTCACTTCTGGGAAAACTGCTTAGACTAGATATCAATTCTACAGGGCCTTATAATATTCCACCTACGAATCCTTTTGTTGGTGTAGATGGGGCCGATGAAGTCTGGGCTTACGGATTGCGTAATGCCTGGAAATTTAATTTTGATACTACTCCCGGAAATGTAATGATTGCAGATGTAGGTCAAGGTCAGATAGAAGAAATTAACCGGCAGCCAATTTCTCAAGCGGGTCTCAATTATGGCTGGAGATGTTATGAAGGAAATACACCCTACAATACAACAGGCTGTCCAAGTACTTCTACGATGACTTTCCCAGTTGCGGCGTATAATCATACCGGAGGGAAATGTTCAATTACCGGAGGATATGTTTACAGAGGTACACAATACCCGGCTTTGCAGGGAAGGTACATTTTTGCCGATTACTGCTCTACCCAGCTTGGAATTTTAAATCCAGACGACTCCATAACCTGGACTTCAGCATTCTCCGGAAACAATTTTTCAACATTTGGACTCAATAATCAAAATGAATTATTTGTAGCTGCCGTTAATAATGGAAAAATATTTAAAATTACTTCAGGAACATTGGCTACACAGGAAAATACTCTTGCCCCACAAATAAAAATTTATCCCAATCCCGCATCAAAAAGAGTTTTTATTGATGGCGTAAAAGACAAAGATATTTCTGTTGAAATTTTTAGTGTTGATGGAAAAACAGTTTTACAATCTCAAAAAGTAGAAAAGAATAAGGGGATTGACATCTCAGGGATTCCGGCCGGAGTTTATTTTATTAGTCTGAATTCAGAAAATTTAAAATATTACAGTCAAAAATTAATTATTAAATAA
- a CDS encoding sialate O-acetylesterase: MKNLKIFFLLLIPTLFYTQKIRVFILAGQSNMNGFGFNKDLVNDLKTFKDVYIFQGNSVPDGDLNGGIGKWDILKPGNGTGFKTDGKINVLSDRFGLEMSFAKKIKELFPNDKIALIKYAREGTSIDSLAAGPFGCWDADFNGKNGLNQYDNFLKAVKNVLSETDIDKDGKKDQIVPSGILWMQGEGDASYDEAIANRYYDHLKILMNQMRAAMLTDDLPVVIGKISDSGKDKSGKVWKMGELVQYAQEKFVRNDSNAAIVRSTKNYGYGDDPWHYNSAGYIDMGQKFAEEVFRLIINFEKRP, encoded by the coding sequence ATGAAAAATTTAAAGATATTTTTCCTTTTATTGATTCCGACACTATTTTACACTCAAAAAATAAGGGTTTTCATTTTGGCCGGACAGTCGAATATGAATGGTTTTGGTTTTAATAAAGATTTAGTGAATGATCTGAAAACATTTAAAGATGTTTACATTTTTCAGGGAAACTCTGTTCCTGATGGGGATTTGAATGGTGGGATAGGTAAATGGGATATTTTAAAACCAGGAAATGGAACAGGTTTTAAAACAGACGGTAAAATAAATGTACTTTCCGATAGATTTGGGCTAGAGATGTCTTTTGCGAAAAAGATCAAAGAGCTATTCCCCAATGATAAAATTGCTTTAATAAAATATGCGAGAGAGGGAACTTCTATCGACAGTCTTGCTGCTGGACCTTTCGGGTGCTGGGATGCGGATTTTAACGGTAAAAACGGATTGAATCAATATGATAACTTTTTAAAAGCCGTAAAGAATGTTTTATCCGAAACTGATATTGACAAAGATGGTAAGAAAGATCAGATCGTTCCGTCCGGAATTCTCTGGATGCAGGGAGAAGGTGATGCCAGTTATGATGAAGCTATTGCCAATCGCTATTATGATCATTTAAAGATATTGATGAATCAAATGAGAGCTGCAATGCTGACGGATGATCTTCCTGTCGTGATCGGAAAAATATCAGATTCAGGGAAGGATAAATCAGGTAAAGTATGGAAAATGGGAGAGCTTGTACAGTATGCTCAGGAGAAATTTGTAAGAAATGACAGCAATGCAGCAATTGTCCGCTCAACTAAAAATTACGGTTATGGTGATGATCCATGGCATTACAACAGTGCAGGGTATATTGATATGGGACAAAAATTTGCAGAAGAGGTATTTAGACTCATTATAAATTTCGAAAAAAGACCCTAA
- a CDS encoding TCR/Tet family MFS transporter yields the protein MENSREKAAIGFIFITLLIDITGWGIIIPVVPKLIEELIHSDISEAAKYGGWLGFAYAFTQFIFSPVVGNLSDKFGRRPIILISLFGFAIDYIFLALAPTIWWLFLGRVIAGITGASVTTASAYIADISTDEDRAKNFGLIGAAFGLGFIVGPVLGGLLGHYGSRVPFYAAAGLCLLNFLYGYFILPESLDKEKRREFDWKRANPIGSFKFLGKHPEISGLIVSLILIYIAGHAVQSNWSFFTMYKFGWTERMVGISLGVVGLLVGLVQGGLIRWTTPRLGEQKSIYYGLALYAVGMLLFAFASQGWMMFVFLIPYCLGGICGPALQSVITKSVPSNEQGELQGALTSLMSATSIIGPPMMTNLFYFFTHDKAPFKFSGAPFFLAFILMTVSVIITYFNFKNKNAEKESIK from the coding sequence ATGGAAAATTCAAGGGAAAAAGCTGCTATTGGCTTCATATTTATTACGTTATTAATTGATATTACGGGGTGGGGAATCATCATTCCGGTAGTTCCGAAATTAATTGAGGAACTTATTCATAGTGATATAAGTGAAGCTGCCAAATATGGCGGTTGGTTGGGTTTTGCTTATGCTTTTACACAATTTATTTTCTCTCCGGTAGTTGGGAATTTAAGTGATAAATTCGGACGTAGACCCATTATTCTGATTTCGCTTTTCGGTTTCGCGATAGATTATATTTTCCTGGCTTTAGCACCCACAATTTGGTGGTTATTTTTAGGAAGAGTTATTGCGGGAATTACCGGAGCAAGCGTTACTACGGCAAGTGCTTATATCGCGGATATTTCAACCGATGAAGACAGAGCCAAGAATTTTGGTTTGATTGGCGCCGCTTTCGGACTCGGATTTATTGTAGGGCCGGTTTTAGGAGGACTTCTGGGGCATTATGGATCAAGAGTTCCTTTTTATGCAGCCGCAGGATTATGTTTGTTAAATTTCCTTTATGGGTATTTCATCCTTCCTGAAAGTTTGGATAAGGAGAAGAGAAGAGAATTCGACTGGAAAAGAGCCAATCCAATCGGCTCATTTAAATTTTTAGGCAAACACCCGGAAATTTCAGGATTGATTGTTTCATTGATATTAATTTATATCGCCGGACATGCTGTACAGAGTAACTGGAGCTTCTTCACCATGTATAAATTCGGGTGGACTGAAAGAATGGTAGGAATTTCACTTGGAGTTGTGGGTTTATTGGTGGGATTGGTTCAGGGAGGTTTGATTCGTTGGACTACACCAAGACTGGGTGAACAGAAAAGTATCTATTATGGATTGGCTCTATATGCGGTCGGAATGCTTTTATTTGCTTTTGCATCTCAAGGCTGGATGATGTTTGTATTCCTTATTCCTTACTGTCTGGGAGGAATCTGTGGTCCGGCTTTACAGTCAGTCATTACGAAAAGTGTTCCTTCTAATGAACAAGGAGAGCTGCAAGGAGCTTTAACGAGTTTAATGAGTGCAACTTCTATTATCGGGCCTCCGATGATGACGAATTTATTTTATTTCTTTACTCATGATAAAGCACCCTTTAAGTTTTCAGGAGCGCCATTCTTCTTGGCATTTATATTAATGACGGTGAGTGTAATTATTACTTATTTCAATTTTAAAAATAAAAATGCAGAGAAGGAAAGTATTAAATAA
- the secD gene encoding protein translocase subunit SecD, with the protein MQGKGLITIVAIVLGLICLNELLPTWYASKIEKQATAIAGDNPEKYQREIAKLSKDTLNLGFTKLYYTKAKDKEMKLGLDLKGGINVLLEINQRDLVNDLTNYSTNPVLIEALNKTDEAQKNSTKAYIDNFFEQFDAVNKAKGTNLKLADPEIFGNTTLTEVKYNTPDEQVKSIVKRKIDASVGTAFEVIRTRIDKLGAIQPNVQRVPGTARISVEMPGMKDIDKVKKMLQTSAKLQFWEVQQITEIAPYFQTLSTMVAAKGDSMGVAKNTNFANIIQGGKSMSPSAVGSVKLSDTAVVNKILNSKVAQSLRPANIKYTQFMWGYKPEASDAESLVLYAIRGNINQKAPVDGAVETANISYDELSRVVVDMQMDSKGAKEWKTLTEKNVGKPVAVTLDGRVYTAPNVVGAIPNGRTQISGNFSQEEAKELVDVLGAGKLPAGAKVVQATVVGPSLGQESIDAGLMSFMIAFAIIIVYIIFYYGGAGVYAVIAMVINLFYIFGIMDSGDFTLTLPGIAGIVLTMAVAVDTNVIIYERTKEELFAGKSILEAYKDGFKHALNAIIDGHTTTFLTAVVLFFFGTGPIKGFALTLMIGVAMTLFTSVLLSRVMIFARLNKGKGLSVWTPATKNLFRNTWIDFIGKRKYAYIFSAVLTVVCIISIATHGFKYGIDFTGGRNYVVRFDKDVKAEDVEEKLVALFKTEDGKNSSVEAKTFGNNNQLKISTDYLIEDESLKADQIIEQKLFEGLKSNLPAGTTLKDFKSADKDHAGIISSEKVGPSVADDIQVHGIYAVVAALAMIFVYILVRFRKWQFSLGAVAALFHDAIIILGAYSLLHKYMPFNMEINQDFIAAILTVLGYSINDTVIIFDRIREYLREKKSLTLAGLFDDSISSTLGRTFNTSFTTILVILAIFIFGGDNLRGFMFAMLIGIGFGTYSSIFVASAIAYDFLKKGKEEEVHGKSTSNKEVLASK; encoded by the coding sequence ATGCAAGGAAAAGGACTTATTACAATTGTTGCTATTGTACTAGGGTTGATTTGCTTAAATGAGCTATTACCAACATGGTACGCCAGCAAAATTGAAAAGCAGGCAACTGCTATTGCAGGAGACAATCCGGAAAAGTATCAGAGAGAGATTGCAAAGCTTTCTAAGGATACTCTGAACCTAGGATTCACAAAACTTTATTACACTAAAGCCAAAGACAAGGAAATGAAACTTGGTCTTGACTTGAAAGGAGGGATCAACGTTCTTTTGGAAATCAACCAAAGAGATCTTGTGAATGATTTAACCAATTATTCTACCAATCCTGTTCTTATTGAGGCTTTAAACAAAACTGATGAAGCACAAAAGAATTCTACAAAAGCCTACATCGACAATTTCTTCGAACAGTTTGATGCAGTAAACAAAGCTAAAGGTACTAACCTGAAGTTGGCAGATCCGGAAATTTTCGGAAATACAACACTTACTGAGGTAAAGTACAATACACCGGATGAACAGGTAAAAAGCATTGTTAAAAGAAAGATCGATGCATCTGTAGGAACAGCTTTCGAGGTGATCAGAACGAGAATTGACAAGTTAGGTGCAATTCAGCCAAACGTTCAGAGAGTGCCTGGAACTGCTAGAATTTCAGTGGAAATGCCGGGGATGAAAGACATCGACAAAGTAAAGAAGATGCTTCAGACTTCTGCAAAACTTCAATTCTGGGAAGTACAGCAAATCACTGAGATCGCTCCTTATTTCCAAACATTGAGCACAATGGTAGCTGCAAAAGGAGATTCTATGGGGGTTGCAAAAAACACAAATTTTGCAAATATCATTCAGGGAGGAAAATCTATGAGTCCAAGTGCGGTTGGAAGTGTAAAATTATCTGATACAGCTGTTGTAAACAAAATTTTGAACAGCAAGGTAGCTCAGTCTTTACGTCCGGCTAATATTAAATATACCCAATTTATGTGGGGATACAAACCTGAAGCTTCAGATGCTGAAAGCTTGGTATTGTATGCAATCAGAGGTAACATCAACCAAAAAGCTCCAGTAGATGGTGCTGTTGAAACTGCAAACATTAGCTATGATGAGCTGAGCAGAGTAGTAGTAGACATGCAGATGGATTCTAAAGGGGCGAAAGAATGGAAAACTTTAACAGAGAAAAACGTTGGTAAACCAGTTGCGGTAACATTGGACGGTAGAGTTTATACTGCTCCGAACGTTGTAGGTGCAATTCCTAACGGTAGAACTCAGATCTCTGGTAACTTCTCTCAGGAAGAAGCTAAAGAATTGGTAGACGTTTTAGGAGCGGGTAAACTACCTGCAGGTGCAAAAGTAGTTCAGGCTACAGTTGTTGGACCATCTCTAGGACAGGAGTCTATTGATGCTGGTTTAATGTCATTCATGATTGCATTTGCGATCATTATCGTATATATCATTTTCTACTACGGTGGAGCTGGTGTTTATGCGGTAATTGCGATGGTTATTAACTTATTCTATATTTTCGGTATTATGGATTCGGGAGATTTCACTCTTACCCTTCCTGGTATCGCGGGTATCGTTTTGACGATGGCAGTTGCGGTCGATACGAACGTTATCATATATGAAAGAACAAAAGAAGAATTATTTGCAGGAAAGAGTATTCTTGAAGCGTATAAAGATGGTTTCAAACACGCATTGAACGCGATTATCGATGGCCACACAACAACTTTCTTAACGGCAGTTGTATTGTTCTTCTTCGGAACAGGGCCTATCAAAGGTTTTGCTTTGACCTTGATGATCGGGGTTGCGATGACATTGTTTACTTCTGTATTGCTTTCGAGAGTAATGATCTTCGCGAGATTAAATAAAGGAAAAGGACTTTCTGTTTGGACTCCTGCAACAAAGAATCTATTCAGAAATACTTGGATCGATTTCATCGGAAAAAGAAAATATGCTTACATTTTCTCAGCAGTTTTAACAGTGGTTTGTATCATTTCAATCGCTACTCACGGTTTCAAATATGGTATCGACTTTACCGGTGGTAGAAATTATGTGGTAAGATTTGATAAAGACGTTAAAGCGGAAGATGTTGAAGAAAAATTGGTAGCATTATTCAAAACTGAAGACGGAAAAAACTCTTCAGTAGAAGCTAAAACGTTTGGAAACAACAATCAATTGAAGATTTCTACAGATTATCTTATCGAAGATGAATCTTTAAAAGCCGACCAAATCATTGAACAAAAATTGTTCGAAGGATTAAAATCAAACTTGCCTGCAGGAACTACTTTAAAAGATTTCAAATCTGCAGATAAAGACCATGCAGGAATTATTTCTTCTGAAAAAGTAGGACCTTCCGTTGCAGACGATATTCAAGTTCACGGAATCTATGCAGTAGTAGCTGCATTGGCAATGATCTTTGTCTATATTTTAGTAAGATTTAGAAAATGGCAGTTCTCTTTAGGTGCGGTTGCAGCATTATTCCACGATGCGATAATTATTTTGGGAGCGTATTCATTGCTTCATAAATATATGCCGTTCAACATGGAGATCAACCAGGATTTCATTGCTGCGATCCTGACTGTATTAGGGTACTCCATCAACGATACGGTAATTATCTTCGACAGAATTAGAGAATACCTAAGAGAGAAAAAATCTTTAACATTAGCTGGATTATTCGATGACTCTATTTCTAGTACATTGGGTAGAACATTCAACACCTCATTTACTACAATCTTGGTAATTTTGGCGATCTTCATTTTCGGTGGAGATAACTTAAGAGGATTTATGTTTGCAATGTTAATCGGTATCGGATTCGGTACGTATTCATCCATCTTCGTGGCATCAGCAATCGCTTATGACTTCCTTAAAAAAGGAAAAGAGGAGGAAGTACATGGTAAATCTACTTCAAACAAAGAAGTACTTGCTTCAAAATAA
- a CDS encoding 23S rRNA (pseudouridine(1915)-N(3))-methyltransferase RlmH — translation MQINLLCIGKTDDKEITSLISYYLKRLPKHWNFEIIEIPDVKNAKNLTSDLLKKEEAKLFLNHIDKNDLVVILDEKGKQFTSREFAQKIDTWMNLSVKKIHLLIGGAYGFSDEIYSRTNEKMSLSKMTFTHQMIRLFIVEQLYRADQILQGKPYHND, via the coding sequence ATGCAGATCAATTTGCTTTGTATCGGAAAAACAGATGATAAGGAAATCACTTCATTAATCAGTTACTATCTGAAACGTCTCCCTAAACACTGGAATTTTGAAATTATAGAAATTCCGGATGTAAAAAATGCTAAAAATCTAACTTCAGATCTTCTAAAAAAAGAAGAAGCAAAACTTTTCCTGAACCATATTGATAAAAATGATCTGGTTGTGATTCTGGACGAGAAAGGAAAACAGTTTACCAGCCGGGAATTTGCACAAAAAATTGATACCTGGATGAATTTATCCGTAAAAAAGATCCATCTTTTAATAGGAGGAGCCTATGGTTTTTCTGACGAAATCTATAGCAGGACCAACGAAAAAATGTCATTATCTAAAATGACATTTACCCATCAAATGATCCGCTTGTTTATTGTGGAGCAGTTGTATCGCGCCGATCAGATTTTGCAGGGAAAACCTTATCATAACGACTAA
- a CDS encoding twin-arginine translocase TatA/TatE family subunit: MELSIGEMALIAVAIVVLFGPDKLPQIARDLGAGVRKMRGAVEDIKTEIMKETDNPVSEIKREIEKVKDAAKDFNPMKDIEKDVLTEPSSIKTEQEKIKPSEDETHEGPVSR, encoded by the coding sequence ATGGAATTAAGCATTGGAGAAATGGCATTGATTGCCGTAGCGATCGTTGTATTATTCGGACCGGATAAACTTCCTCAGATTGCGCGTGACTTGGGAGCAGGCGTAAGAAAGATGCGTGGGGCAGTGGAAGACATCAAAACTGAGATTATGAAAGAAACGGATAATCCTGTTTCTGAGATCAAACGTGAGATTGAAAAAGTAAAAGATGCTGCCAAAGATTTTAATCCCATGAAAGATATTGAAAAAGATGTCTTAACCGAACCTTCTTCCATCAAAACAGAGCAGGAGAAAATTAAACCCTCAGAAGACGAAACTCATGAAGGGCCTGTAAGCAGATAG
- a CDS encoding tetratricopeptide repeat protein, with protein MRTQFLLFTFATFSAVQLFHAQDKKTAEECFSKANYKCAEEQYTKLAEKEQIQKFQSEYYDKLGTSQRRLGKTAQAFKSYESALKSNPKSVSVYENLASLHNQKGNKTKALEYINTGISLEPESANLYLLRSKIYENLGKKDLAQKDLQYVLSFAPDNILARTGLANLKKRNGDLEGALKDYNQLISEKPESLLYSGRGDIYLKMKKTKEALADVNKSISVDPKFAQAYVTKAQILFDTAKPKEACANLDKAVSLGYEKALLQEYYAKCEKK; from the coding sequence ATGAGAACACAATTCCTACTTTTTACTTTCGCCACTTTTTCGGCGGTTCAATTATTTCACGCACAAGACAAAAAAACAGCAGAAGAATGCTTCAGTAAAGCCAATTACAAATGTGCTGAAGAACAATACACAAAGCTTGCTGAAAAAGAACAGATTCAGAAATTTCAGTCGGAATATTATGATAAACTAGGAACTTCACAGCGGAGATTAGGCAAAACTGCACAAGCGTTCAAATCCTATGAATCTGCTTTAAAGTCAAACCCGAAATCTGTTTCTGTTTATGAAAATCTGGCGTCTTTGCACAATCAGAAAGGAAATAAAACGAAGGCTCTAGAATACATCAATACAGGAATATCATTAGAACCGGAGAGTGCTAATCTTTATCTGCTTCGTTCCAAAATATATGAGAATTTAGGTAAGAAAGATTTGGCACAGAAAGATTTACAGTATGTTTTAAGTTTCGCGCCGGATAATATTCTTGCCAGAACAGGACTTGCGAATCTTAAAAAAAGAAACGGAGATCTGGAAGGTGCCTTAAAAGATTATAATCAGTTAATCTCGGAAAAGCCGGAATCGCTATTATACAGTGGGAGAGGAGATATTTACCTTAAAATGAAAAAAACGAAAGAAGCGCTTGCTGATGTTAATAAATCAATTTCTGTTGATCCGAAATTTGCTCAGGCTTACGTTACCAAAGCACAGATTCTGTTTGATACAGCAAAACCCAAAGAAGCCTGTGCCAACTTAGATAAAGCAGTAAGTTTAGGTTACGAAAAAGCTTTACTGCAGGAATATTATGCTAAATGTGAGAAAAAATAA
- the hemN gene encoding oxygen-independent coproporphyrinogen III oxidase, with the protein MNSLIDKYNIPGPRYTSYPTVPYWDETGFSSEKWTESVIRTFKETNAEEGISIYIHLPFCEALCTFCACHKRITKQHSVEIPYLESVLKEWQLYLQMFNEKPKLKELHLGGGTPTFFSPENLKTLLEGIFETVEIAEHPEFSFEGHPNNTSKKHLQTLYDLGFRRVSFGVQDYDPKVQKAINRIQSFEKVKEVTEWAKEIGYRGISHDLVFGLPHQTWEAMENTIHKTMELRPDRLAFYSYAHVPWVKGVGQRGFDENDLPSGEEKRRLYEDGKKLLEELGYIEVGMDHFSLEHDDLYQSLIQKKLHRNFMGYTSSKTQLMVGLGMSAISDSWYAFAQNVKTVEEYQKIVEEGKIPVVKGHILNEEDLIVRRHILNLMCQLETTFDVNNSFPELENAFEMLKEMESDELVEIHDHQIKITEKGRAFTRNVAMVFDLRMMRNKPETRIFSMTI; encoded by the coding sequence ATGAATTCTTTAATAGATAAATACAATATTCCCGGACCTCGCTACACCTCTTATCCTACTGTTCCATACTGGGATGAGACAGGTTTTTCATCTGAAAAATGGACAGAAAGTGTAATCAGGACTTTTAAGGAAACCAATGCAGAAGAGGGAATTTCTATTTATATTCACTTGCCTTTCTGCGAGGCGCTATGTACGTTCTGTGCATGTCATAAACGTATTACAAAACAACACAGCGTTGAAATTCCGTATCTGGAAAGCGTTTTGAAAGAATGGCAGTTGTACCTTCAAATGTTTAATGAAAAGCCAAAACTAAAGGAACTTCACTTAGGAGGAGGAACACCGACTTTTTTCTCTCCGGAAAACTTAAAAACTTTATTGGAGGGTATTTTTGAAACGGTTGAAATTGCGGAACATCCTGAGTTTTCCTTTGAAGGACATCCTAATAATACCTCTAAAAAACATTTACAGACTCTTTATGATTTAGGTTTCAGAAGAGTGAGTTTTGGAGTTCAGGATTATGATCCTAAAGTTCAGAAAGCCATCAACAGAATACAGTCTTTTGAAAAAGTAAAAGAAGTGACGGAATGGGCAAAAGAAATTGGCTATAGAGGAATAAGTCATGATTTGGTTTTCGGGCTTCCGCATCAAACGTGGGAAGCTATGGAAAATACTATCCATAAAACAATGGAACTGAGACCCGATCGTTTGGCGTTTTATTCTTATGCACACGTTCCATGGGTAAAAGGAGTTGGACAAAGAGGATTTGACGAAAATGACCTTCCAAGTGGTGAAGAAAAACGACGGTTGTATGAAGATGGTAAAAAACTGCTGGAAGAATTAGGCTATATTGAAGTGGGAATGGATCATTTCTCTCTGGAACATGATGATTTGTATCAATCTTTAATTCAGAAAAAACTGCATAGAAACTTCATGGGCTATACTTCAAGCAAAACTCAATTGATGGTTGGCTTGGGAATGTCGGCCATTTCAGATTCCTGGTATGCTTTTGCTCAGAATGTGAAAACCGTGGAGGAATATCAGAAAATAGTGGAAGAAGGAAAAATTCCTGTAGTAAAAGGACATATCCTGAACGAAGAAGACCTTATCGTAAGAAGACATATCTTGAATTTGATGTGTCAGCTTGAAACGACTTTTGATGTCAACAATTCTTTTCCTGAATTAGAAAATGCTTTTGAAATGTTGAAGGAAATGGAAAGTGATGAATTGGTTGAAATTCATGATCATCAGATTAAAATAACAGAAAAAGGAAGAGCGTTTACCAGAAACGTAGCCATGGTTTTTGATTTGAGAATGATGAGAAATAAACCTGAAACTAGAATTTTTTCGATGACGATTTAA
- a CDS encoding phosphatase PAP2 family protein: MEEIIQDDKSVFLYLNNLGSSSFDQFWMLISSTWIWVPLYIIFCYLLFKNYKLRSFVFILIFIAIGVTISDQLAGIFKYGVARLRPCHDPSLQDHMRIVKCGGQFGFYSAHASNTFFLATYLSFLLKSKLKWFPYFIFVWAAIVAYSRIYLGVHFPIDILVGAFVGSLLGGLFAMLAKKVINKQTKTI, translated from the coding sequence ATGGAAGAAATTATTCAGGATGATAAAAGCGTATTTTTATATCTAAACAATTTAGGAAGTTCATCTTTCGATCAGTTTTGGATGTTGATTTCAAGTACCTGGATATGGGTTCCGCTTTACATTATTTTCTGTTATCTACTTTTTAAAAATTATAAACTAAGATCATTTGTTTTTATATTAATATTTATCGCGATTGGAGTTACTATTTCTGATCAGTTAGCAGGTATATTTAAATACGGAGTAGCAAGATTAAGACCTTGCCATGACCCTAGTTTACAGGATCACATGAGAATTGTGAAATGTGGTGGTCAGTTTGGTTTTTATTCGGCGCATGCTTCCAATACTTTCTTTTTAGCGACTTATTTAAGTTTTCTCTTAAAAAGTAAGCTAAAATGGTTTCCTTATTTTATATTTGTGTGGGCTGCAATTGTAGCGTACAGCAGAATTTATTTAGGTGTGCATTTCCCGATAGATATTTTGGTGGGGGCGTTTGTTGGATCTTTATTGGGAGGGCTTTTTGCTATGCTCGCCAAAAAAGTGATCAACAAACAAACTAAAACTATATGA